CTTGCCGAGGCTCTCGAAGTACCGTGGCCCGGTTGGAGATCACATCAATCGGGACAAACTCGACAACCGTCGTGCTAACCTGAGAGCCGTCAGCAAGAGCGAAGACGCGCAGAATGGCCCCCCTCGCGGAGGAACGTCGGCCACGCCCGGAGTCAACTGGCACAAGCGACAACGAAAATGGATCGCGCGCGTCAGGGTAGGCGATGCAAGGCGCCACCTGGGATCTTTCGATACAGAGGAGGCGGCCTCCGCCGCAATCAAGGCGATGGGGTAGGCTATGCAGCTTAGGCGACATAAGCCGCCTCCGAGTCGTACACGCTCCCATCGTTGTAAGCCGGCTCGCG
The Candidatus Saccharimonadia bacterium genome window above contains:
- a CDS encoding AP2 domain-containing protein; protein product: MQSDDTTVRIPLRAKDGSVRAYALIDADDADFVNQWEWHFASNYAVRNERFGDSGWRQIFMHREILDLPRLSKYRGPVGDHINRDKLDNRRANLRAVSKSEDAQNGPPRGGTSATPGVNWHKRQRKWIARVRVGDARRHLGSFDTEEAASAAIKAMG